A part of Streptomyces sp. NBC_01497 genomic DNA contains:
- a CDS encoding ethanolamine ammonia lyase-activating protein, which produces MAKDAIVNDSLAAKFATEKDSPYTRWVADEGLDIIAAHYVPDLRTVELKDWERRGGRGVFINHEATRTSNDCYVCEIPAGGKLAPQRQLFEEMILVLEGQGSTKVWNDQGGEVTFEWGPGSLFAIPLNAHHQHFNGSGKKAARFVSSTNMPPIINLYDDVDFVFGTEKDFPNRFNGEPDYFSPKGEQKGLLLDTNFVADAVNLPLVEAKERGAGGGHIRFNMARGSMNSHISQFPVGTYKKGHRHGPGAHVIILSGTGYSLMWPEGEEPRRYEWGPGSLIVPPNMWFHQHFNTGEEPGRYLAFKHEVVSVRNAQGVPKAWISMRIGGDQIDYADESPVVRDMFRDELAKTGAKPQMDEVYEAEIPGLPPKP; this is translated from the coding sequence ATGGCCAAGGACGCGATCGTCAACGACAGCCTGGCGGCGAAGTTCGCCACCGAGAAGGACTCCCCCTACACCCGCTGGGTGGCGGACGAGGGCCTGGACATCATCGCCGCGCACTACGTTCCCGACCTGCGCACCGTGGAGCTCAAGGACTGGGAGCGCAGGGGCGGCCGGGGTGTGTTCATCAACCACGAGGCCACCCGTACGTCCAACGACTGCTACGTGTGCGAGATCCCCGCGGGCGGCAAGCTGGCCCCGCAGCGCCAGCTGTTCGAGGAGATGATCCTGGTCCTGGAGGGCCAGGGCTCCACGAAGGTGTGGAACGACCAGGGCGGCGAGGTCACCTTCGAGTGGGGCCCGGGATCCCTCTTCGCCATCCCGCTCAACGCCCACCACCAGCACTTCAACGGCTCGGGCAAGAAGGCGGCGCGGTTCGTCTCCTCGACGAACATGCCGCCCATCATCAACCTCTACGACGACGTCGACTTCGTCTTCGGCACGGAGAAGGACTTCCCGAACCGCTTCAACGGCGAGCCCGACTACTTCTCGCCCAAGGGCGAGCAGAAGGGCCTCCTCCTCGACACCAACTTCGTCGCGGACGCGGTCAACCTGCCGCTGGTCGAGGCCAAGGAGCGCGGCGCGGGCGGCGGCCACATCCGCTTCAACATGGCCCGCGGGTCGATGAACAGTCACATCTCGCAGTTCCCCGTCGGTACGTACAAGAAGGGCCACCGGCACGGCCCCGGCGCGCACGTGATCATCCTGTCCGGCACCGGCTACAGCCTGATGTGGCCGGAGGGCGAGGAGCCCCGCCGCTACGAGTGGGGTCCCGGCTCGCTGATCGTGCCGCCCAACATGTGGTTCCACCAGCACTTCAACACCGGTGAGGAGCCCGGCCGTTACCTCGCCTTCAAGCACGAGGTGGTGTCGGTCCGCAACGCGCAGGGTGTGCCGAAGGCGTGGATCAGCATGCGCATCGGCGGCGACCAGATCGACTACGCGGACGAGTCGCCCGTCGTGCGCGACATGTTCCGCGACGAACTGGCGAAGACCGGCGCGAAGCCGCAGATGGACGAGGTCTACGAGGCCGAGATCCCGGGCCTGCCGCCCAAGCCGTGA
- a CDS encoding 2Fe-2S iron-sulfur cluster-binding protein, whose amino-acid sequence MTYTDSSGRAYTVDASIGESVMAAAVKNGVPGIVAECGGNCSCATCHVYVGADFAQRVGGPGDMEEDLLDMAVSERRDTSRLSCQIRVTEELDGLTVEIPPEQP is encoded by the coding sequence GTGACCTATACCGACAGCTCCGGCCGCGCTTACACGGTCGACGCATCGATCGGTGAATCCGTCATGGCAGCGGCGGTCAAGAACGGAGTCCCCGGGATCGTCGCGGAATGCGGTGGCAACTGCTCCTGCGCGACCTGCCATGTCTACGTGGGCGCCGACTTCGCCCAACGGGTCGGGGGCCCTGGGGACATGGAGGAGGACCTGCTCGACATGGCCGTGTCCGAACGGCGTGACACGAGCCGCCTCTCCTGCCAGATCCGTGTCACGGAGGAACTCGACGGACTGACCGTCGAGATCCCCCCGGAGCAGCCCTGA
- a CDS encoding aromatic ring-hydroxylating dioxygenase subunit alpha, with protein sequence MLRKDINELLTQTGPGTAMGELFRQYWMPAMLAEELPENDCPPVRVKLLSERMVAFRDSEGRYGLMDEFCAHRGASLWFGRNEGSGLRCPYHGWKYDVTGQCIEVPSEADNSSFCENVKLTSYPLVKIGDLLWTYMGDPAKKPPLPEFEFAHVPAEQTYTSKRVQQCNWLQAFEGGIDSSHVTFLHSGGLKTDPLFKGAKGNEYNMKDTKPFFEVADTEGGLFVGARRNAEDGTYYWRITPWVMPNFTMVPPRGDHPVHGHFWVPIDDENCWAYSFDYHPVRALTEAERQAMIDGHGVHSKNIPGTYRTAANMDNDYLIDREAQKRGETYSGVAGIAMQDASLQESMGPIVDRTKERLVPADSGIIKARQKLRKAVVALRDEGVTPPGVNPEHHKVRSAAIVLPQAESFLDACRDAVTVQPGVRQTTV encoded by the coding sequence GTGCTTAGAAAAGACATCAACGAGCTCCTCACGCAGACCGGCCCGGGAACGGCGATGGGCGAGCTGTTCCGGCAGTACTGGATGCCGGCGATGCTCGCTGAGGAACTGCCGGAGAACGACTGTCCGCCGGTGCGCGTGAAGCTCCTGTCCGAGCGCATGGTCGCCTTCCGTGACAGCGAGGGCCGCTACGGCCTGATGGACGAGTTCTGCGCGCACCGCGGCGCCTCGCTGTGGTTCGGCCGCAACGAGGGCTCCGGGCTGCGCTGCCCGTACCACGGCTGGAAGTACGACGTCACCGGGCAGTGCATCGAGGTGCCGTCGGAGGCCGACAACAGCAGCTTCTGCGAGAACGTCAAGCTCACCTCGTACCCGCTGGTCAAGATCGGCGACCTGCTGTGGACCTACATGGGCGACCCGGCCAAGAAGCCGCCGCTGCCCGAGTTCGAGTTCGCGCACGTGCCGGCCGAGCAGACGTACACCTCGAAGCGCGTACAGCAGTGCAACTGGCTGCAGGCCTTCGAGGGCGGCATCGACTCCAGCCACGTCACGTTCCTGCACTCGGGCGGCCTGAAGACCGACCCGCTGTTCAAGGGCGCCAAGGGCAACGAGTACAACATGAAGGACACGAAGCCCTTCTTCGAGGTCGCCGACACCGAGGGCGGCCTGTTCGTGGGGGCCCGCCGCAACGCCGAGGACGGCACGTACTACTGGCGGATCACGCCGTGGGTGATGCCGAACTTCACCATGGTGCCGCCGCGCGGCGACCACCCGGTGCACGGTCACTTCTGGGTGCCGATCGACGACGAGAACTGCTGGGCCTACTCCTTCGACTACCACCCGGTGCGGGCGCTGACCGAGGCGGAACGCCAGGCGATGATCGACGGCCACGGCGTGCACAGCAAGAACATCCCGGGCACCTACCGCACCGCCGCCAACATGGACAACGACTACCTGATCGACCGCGAGGCACAAAAGCGCGGCGAGACGTACTCCGGCGTCGCGGGCATCGCGATGCAGGACGCGTCGCTCCAGGAGTCGATGGGCCCGATCGTCGACCGGACGAAGGAACGCCTCGTCCCCGCGGACAGCGGCATCATCAAGGCGCGTCAGAAGCTGCGGAAGGCCGTGGTGGCGCTGCGCGACGAGGGTGTCACGCCTCCCGGGGTCAACCCCGAGCACCACAAGGTCCGTTCGGCGGCGATCGTGCTGCCGCAGGCGGAGTCGTTCCTCGACGCCTGCCGGGACGCGGTCACGGTCCAGCCCGGCGTCCGCCAGACCACGGTGTGA